GCTCCGGCTCCGTTTCCGCCGTCAGGAACTCCTTGGTGAGCGGCGGGCGGTCGTAGGGCACGTGGTGTTCCCGGCCGATCACGACGATCGACCCGGCGAATCCGATCCGGCGCGCTTCTTCGACGACCCGCGCCGCACCCAGCGACCCGCCTACGACGACCAGTCGGTCGATCCCGCCCACGTCAGCGCCCCGTCCACTGCGGAGCGCGTTTCTCGGCGAAGGCCCGGGTGCCTTCGGCGAAGTCCGCGGACCGCAGCACCCGGCCCATCGCGCGGTCGTTGACCTCCCACGGGGCCTCGTCCCAGTCGGAACCGAGCGCGGCGGTCCGGTGCATCGTCTTTTTCGTCTCCCGCACCGACAGCGGCGCGTTCGCCGCGATCCGCTCGGCGAGCTCGACCGCGGTCTCGAGCGCCTTCCCCGACGGCGCGGCGCGGTTGGCCAGCCCCCAGCGGACGGCGGTCTCGGCATCGACCGGGTCGCCGGTGAGCGCGAGTTCCATCGCGAGTTTCAGCGGGATCTGCCGTTGCGTGCGGATCACCCCGCCGGCCGCGGCGAGCAGGCCGCGTTTCACTTCTGGCAAACCGAGCGCGGCGCCCTCGTCGAGCACCGCGAGATCGGAGGCGAGGACGATCTCGGTCCCGCCGCCGAGCGCGAACCCGTTGACCGCGGCGATCGTCGGGACGGACACAAAGTGCCTCGTGTAGCCCGCGAATCCCCACTCGGGATGCCCTGGGGCCGAGATGTCCTCGCGGCGGGCCAGCGCTTTGAGGTCCGCTCCGGCGCAGAACGCCGCACCGGTGCCCGTGATCACGAGTGCACGGACGCTGTCGTCCGCGTCGGCCTCGGCGAGGGCCTCGCCGATCCCGCCGGCGACTGCGGCGTTCACCGCGTTCATCGCCTCCGGACGGCGGATGGTCACCACCCCGACGTGACCATGCCGTTCCAATGTCACCGTTGCCGGCATTTTTCGGCTCCCTGTGCGATCGTCAGCGGACTTTGGCGTACTGCTCGGTCAGGCCCGCATACTGCTCCCGAACCGCGGTCCGGCTGATCTTCCCGCTGGGCAGTCGCGGCAGCGGTTCCTCGCGCAGCACCACGTAGCGCGGCACTTTGAAGTCTGCGAGCACTTCCGAGCACGCGGCGACAACGTCCGCTTCGGACACGCCGGGCGCTGCGTGGGCGATCACCGCGGGTGTCTCCCCGAACTTCGGATCAGGCACCGCGATGACAACGGACTCCGCGATTCCGTCGATCGCGTCGACGACTTGCTCCAGTTCGACCGGCGAGACGTTGATGCCGCCGGTGATGATGAGGTCTTTGAGGCGGTCGACGAACCGGATCCGGCCGTCTTCATCGGTCACGCCGAGATCGCCGCTGTGCAGCCAGCCGTCGCGGAAGACCTCGGCGTTGACCTCGGGCGAGTCCCAGTAGCCCGGGGTGACGCCCGGACCGCGGATGACCAGTTCGCCGGGCTGCCCGGCCGGCGCCGGGGTCCCGTCGTCGGCCACCACCATGACCTCGGTGAAGATGTGCCCGCGGCCGCAGGTGTCCGGGTGCTCGCGGAACTCGTGCACCGGCGTCGAAGTCGCGATCCCGCCAGCCTCGGTCATGCCGTAGATCTGGCGCAGCGCGACGTTCTTCGCGGCCCACGCCTGCAGGAGCGCGACGGGCACCGCTGCCCCGCCGACCACTGCACTGCGCAGCGACTCGAGGTCGGCCCCGGCGAACTCCGGAGCGGACGCGAGCGCCTGGTACACGAGCGGAACGCCGAAGATCGCTTCGATGCGGTGTTGCTCGATCAACCGGACCGCGCGGGAGGGGGACAGTTCTTTTTCGATCACGAGTTTGCCGCCGAGCACAGTGGTCATGAGCAGACCCCAGACCAGTCCGGGCGTGAAGGCGAGCGGCAGCACCAGCAGGGTGCTGGACCCACGGTGGAAACCCGCTTCGACCAGGGTCGCCTCGAACACGATGCTGAGCAGGGTGCGGTTGGTGAGCACCACGCCCTTGGAACGCCCGGTCGAGCCGCTGGTGAAGATGATCGCGATCGGCTCGTCTTCGGCGCGGTCGACGCGAAATGACGTTTCGGGGCCGGCCCGCAGGACGTCGACGGCGCTGAACGGCACCACCGTCACGGGGCCGCCGCGCGTACTAGCCTCGTCGACCACCCCCTTCAGCGCATCGTCGGCGATGACGACATCCGCCCCTGCGTCGGCCAGCACCTTGCGCAGCTCCGCGGCTTTGAACCGGCTGTTGAGCGGCACCAGGACGGCACCGGCCTTGACCACGCCGAGCGCTGCCACCGGCCAGGGGACGCTGTTCGGGGCGAACAGCCCGACGCGGTCGCCTTCGCGGACCCCTTCGGCGCGCAGGTGCTGCGCGATCCGGCTGGACCACGCTTCCGCCGTCGCGTAGTCCAACGTCTCTTCTTCGAAGACGAACGCGGCGGCTTCGGGCGTATTCGCGGCCCACCACGCCAGGGCGGCACCGACGGTGGCGCTCATAGGCTGTATCTCCTTACAGGTCCAGGACCAGCGGGCCGCGCACGCATCGGCCGACGCAGATCATCATGCAGTCGTTTCCGGCCTGTTCTTCGGCCGTGAGCACGGAATCGCGATGCTCGGGAACCCCGTCGAGAACACCCGTCTCACAGGTTCCGCAGGTCCCTTCTCGACAGGAAAAATCAACGGAGACACCGACCTCGCCGAGCGCGTCGATGATGCTCTGTCCCTCGTGGACGGTCACTCGCTGCCCGGTCGAGGCAACCTCCACCTCGAAGGCCGTGCCGGAGGTGTCGACCGGCTCCTTCGGGGAGAAGCGTTCGACGTGCAGCGATTCGCCCGGTCGCTCGGACATCGCGCGTTCGACCGCGGCCAGGAGGCCCTCAGGTCCGCAACAGTAGACGCGGCGGCCAGGAGCGGGCTCGCCGAGCAGCTCGCCGAGGTCGAGTATCCCGGTCTCGTCCTGAGGCAGGATCGTGACGCGGTCGCGGTAGGTCGCCAGTTCCGGCAGGAACGCCATAGTGGACAGGCTGCGCCCGCCGTAGGAAAGCCGCCAGTCGGCACCCGCCATCTCGGCGGCACGGATCATCGGCAGGATCGGCGTGATGCCGATCCCCCCGGCGATGAACTGGTACGACTCAGCCGGTTCGAGCTCGAATCGATTGCGCGGACCGCGCACCTTCAGTTCGTCGCCTGCTTCGAGCTTGTCGTGAATCCAGGCAGAGCCGCCGCGGCCGTCTTCGACCCGCAGGACCGCGACGTCCCAGCGGTCGGCGTTCGCCGGATCGCCGCACAGGCTGTACTGCCGGACGAGGCCGCCTTCGGGTTCGAGGTCCACGTGCGCGCCGGGGCGCCATGCCGGAAGCACCGCCTGATCCGGCGACGCCAGGACGAGTCCGACGACGCCGTCAGCCAGCGGGCGCCGGTCGACGACGGTCATCCGCAGCGTCGTTTCGCGGTCCATCGCCCACCTCCAGCTCCATTGCCGTTCGTCGGTACTCATCCAACTTTAACTAATCACGTTAGTTTTGTGAACCCCTTGCCCGCACCTCGGACGGTCGAACTCCCGACGGTTCGGCCGACGCGGACGCGTCAAGCACCCCCGGGGCCGCCCCGCGCCGCAATCACCGCACACGGATGTCCGGCCACCGCGGACCGTAGTCCGGATAGTCGCGCGGCACGCGCAACGGAAAGTCCGGCGATCTCTTGTCCAGAAAAGCTCGCACGCCCTCGGCGACGTCGGCCTGCGCCGGCAGGTGGTGCACTCCGCGCGATTCGACGGCGTGCGCGTCCCACGGCGAAGCCGCGCCGAGCATGCTCCACAACAGCTGCCGCGACAGGGAAACGGCCACCGTGGACGTGTTGGCCACGATTTCGCGAGCAATGCCGTAGGCAGCATCGAGCAACTGGCCGTCTGGCACGACCCGGCTCGCCAGACCGGACGCGACAAGCTCGGCGGCGTCGAGCAATCGACCGGTGAGCACCCACTCGCTCGCTCGAGCCATGCCGACCAGTCGCGGCAGAAACCAGCTCGACGCCGACTCGGTGAGCATGCCGCGGCGCGGGAATACGAATCCGAGGCGCGAGGACTCGCCGACCACCCGAATGTCGGCCGGCAGCACCATGGAAGCCCCGCCGCCCACCGCCGCGCCGTTCACCGCGACGATCAGCGGCTTCAGCATCCCGGCCAGTCGGAGCGTGACCACCCCGCCGGCGTCGCGCGGCACTCCCCCG
This sequence is a window from Amycolatopsis benzoatilytica AK 16/65. Protein-coding genes within it:
- a CDS encoding enoyl-CoA hydratase-related protein yields the protein MPATVTLERHGHVGVVTIRRPEAMNAVNAAVAGGIGEALAEADADDSVRALVITGTGAAFCAGADLKALARREDISAPGHPEWGFAGYTRHFVSVPTIAAVNGFALGGGTEIVLASDLAVLDEGAALGLPEVKRGLLAAAGGVIRTQRQIPLKLAMELALTGDPVDAETAVRWGLANRAAPSGKALETAVELAERIAANAPLSVRETKKTMHRTAALGSDWDEAPWEVNDRAMGRVLRSADFAEGTRAFAEKRAPQWTGR
- a CDS encoding enoyl-CoA hydratase-related protein, which translates into the protein MSTVITYRVDSRVATVLLDRPDRGNAMTLDLCEQLVDAIDRAEADDEVAAVVLTGAGRNFCVGADLDEGFHHGDREPSPQFTAFAERFGEIGGVPRDAGGVVTLRLAGMLKPLIVAVNGAAVGGGASMVLPADIRVVGESSRLGFVFPRRGMLTESASSWFLPRLVGMARASEWVLTGRLLDAAELVASGLASRVVPDGQLLDAAYGIAREIVANTSTVAVSLSRQLLWSMLGAASPWDAHAVESRGVHHLPAQADVAEGVRAFLDKRSPDFPLRVPRDYPDYGPRWPDIRVR
- a CDS encoding PDR/VanB family oxidoreductase, producing MSTDERQWSWRWAMDRETTLRMTVVDRRPLADGVVGLVLASPDQAVLPAWRPGAHVDLEPEGGLVRQYSLCGDPANADRWDVAVLRVEDGRGGSAWIHDKLEAGDELKVRGPRNRFELEPAESYQFIAGGIGITPILPMIRAAEMAGADWRLSYGGRSLSTMAFLPELATYRDRVTILPQDETGILDLGELLGEPAPGRRVYCCGPEGLLAAVERAMSERPGESLHVERFSPKEPVDTSGTAFEVEVASTGQRVTVHEGQSIIDALGEVGVSVDFSCREGTCGTCETGVLDGVPEHRDSVLTAEEQAGNDCMMICVGRCVRGPLVLDL
- a CDS encoding class I adenylate-forming enzyme family protein; this encodes MSATVGAALAWWAANTPEAAAFVFEEETLDYATAEAWSSRIAQHLRAEGVREGDRVGLFAPNSVPWPVAALGVVKAGAVLVPLNSRFKAAELRKVLADAGADVVIADDALKGVVDEASTRGGPVTVVPFSAVDVLRAGPETSFRVDRAEDEPIAIIFTSGSTGRSKGVVLTNRTLLSIVFEATLVEAGFHRGSSTLLVLPLAFTPGLVWGLLMTTVLGGKLVIEKELSPSRAVRLIEQHRIEAIFGVPLVYQALASAPEFAGADLESLRSAVVGGAAVPVALLQAWAAKNVALRQIYGMTEAGGIATSTPVHEFREHPDTCGRGHIFTEVMVVADDGTPAPAGQPGELVIRGPGVTPGYWDSPEVNAEVFRDGWLHSGDLGVTDEDGRIRFVDRLKDLIITGGINVSPVELEQVVDAIDGIAESVVIAVPDPKFGETPAVIAHAAPGVSEADVVAACSEVLADFKVPRYVVLREEPLPRLPSGKISRTAVREQYAGLTEQYAKVR